The following are encoded together in the Culex pipiens pallens isolate TS chromosome 1, TS_CPP_V2, whole genome shotgun sequence genome:
- the LOC120423824 gene encoding calmodulin-like protein 4 → MARYFKEQDIDEFRECFYLFARSGHITSLDELTVIFRSLGLSPTINELTSYLKNKNGRMSFADFLEVIHMHSRVENLPEEVIAAFKAGDKGGRGHIPARQLRHLLQNWGEGLSFREVDNIFREANVSNNGQVRYADFVRVACAPVPDYY, encoded by the exons ATG GCCCGTTACTTCAAGGAACAAGACATCGATG AGTTTCGCGAGTGTTTCTATCTGTTTGCCCGAAGTGGCCACATTACGTCGCTGGACGAGCTGACCGTGATCTTTAGGTCCCTCGGGTTGTCTCCGACCATTAACGAGCTGACGTCgtatctgaaaaataaaaatggtcggatGAGTTTTGCCGATTTTCTGGAGGTGATTCACATGCACTCCCGGGTTGAGAACCTACCGGAGGAGGTGATTGCGGCGTTCAAGGCTGGAGACAAGGGTGGCCGGGGCCACATTCCGGCTAGGCAGCTGCGTCATCTGCTGCAGAACTGGGGCGAAGGGTTGTCCTTCCGGGAG GTGGACAACATTTTCCGCGAGGCGAACGTGTCCAACAACGGCCAGGTGCGTTACGCCGACTTTGTCCGTGTGGCATGCGCCCCAGTTCCAGATTACTACTAA
- the LOC120423840 gene encoding glucosidase 2 subunit beta, with the protein MWSPRGKESGRLLLVLVLCSFGILVLTELPRPRGVSISRASLYPAGGGKFVCLDGKRTIRWEQVNDDYCDCADGSDEPGTAACPNGVFHCTNAGYKPLNLPSSRVNDGICDCCDASDEYASAASCVNTCSELGKEDRLREKQRTEMAKMGQQMRAEMSQRGKSLKEEQRLRFAELEKSKVEAEAIRDEKASIKSDAEALESVALKVYRDREEDARRVKQEQEAMSNREEAEETFRKYDSNQNQLLEIVELQTRIVFDRNRDGAVTVEEAKYFLDEHDQVDLETFISLCWPKIKPFLMMDSGLFKPPSDVDELNQEEAELQNDEDDRRYELDSSEPAHHYNEEEEGTELEHEEEEDDEGLDEPEVGEGQVQTEQPEEAPKVEYDPDTAELIRKANEARNHHSEADRHVREIDQEMRNIEDALNKDYGRDEEFAPLNGECINYEDREYVYKLCPFDKAIQQPKNGGSETRLGTWDRWENADYTAMRYSNGATCWNGPARSVLVHLECGLDSRILSVSEPNRCEYEYRVQTPASCNLNADAGKDQQHDEL; encoded by the exons ATGTGGTCCCCGAGAGGCAAGGAAAGCGGCCGGCTGCTGTTGGTGCTGGTGCTGTGCAGTTTCGGCATTCTAGTGCTGACGGAGTTGCCCCGACCGCGGGGGGTGTCCATTTCGAGGGCCAGTCTCTATCCGGCCGGAGGAGGTAAGTTTGTTTGCCTGGACGGCAAGCGGACAATCCGATGGGAGCAGGTGAACGACGACTACTGTGATTGCGCGGACGGAAGTGACGAGCCGGGAACGGCGGCCTGTCCGAACGGTGTGTTCCACTGTACCAACGCCGGTTACAAGCCGCTCAATCTGCCGAGCAGTAGGGTCAACGATGGCATCTGTGACTGCTGTGACGCGTCGGATGAGTACGCCTCGGCGGCCAGTTGCGTCAACACCTGTTCCGAGCTGGGCAAAGAGGACCGGCTGCGGGAGAAACAACGGACGGAGATGGCCAAAATGGGACAGCAGATGCGGGCCGAGATGAGTCAACGCGGCAAGTCCCTGAAGGAGGAGCAAAGGCTTCGATTTGCCGAGCTGGAGAAGAGCAAGGTCGAAGCGGAAGCGATTCGCGATGAGAAGGCGTCGATTAAGTCGGACGCTGAAGCGCTGGAGAGTGTCGCCTTGAAGGTGTATCGTGACCGCGAGGAGGACGCCCGGCGTGTCAAGCAGGAACAAGAAGCGATGAGCAACCGCGAGGAGGCCGAAGAAACGTTCCGGAAGTACGACTCGAACCAGAACCAACTGTTGGAGATTGTAGAACTTCAGACGCGCATCGTGTTCGACCGTAACCGAGACGGCGCAGTTACCGTCGAAGAAGCCAAGTACTTTTTGGACGAGCACGATCAGGTCGACCTGGAGACGTTCATTTCGCTGTGCTggccaaaaatcaaaccatttttGATGATGGATTCGGGACTGTTCAAACCACCGAGTGACGTCGACGAGCTTAACCAGGAAGAGGCCGAGCTGCAGAATGACGAAGATGACCGCCGTTACGAACTGGATTCCAGCGAACCTGCCCACCATTAcaacgaagaagaagaaggcaCCGAGCTTGAGCACGAAGAAGAGGAAGACGATGAAGGGCTGGACGAGCCGGAAGTTGGCGAAGGCCAGGTCCAAACAGAGCAACCCGAAGAAGCACCCAAGGTCGAGTACGATCCAGACACGGCCGAACTGATCCGCAAGGCTAACGAAGCCCGTAACCACCACTCCGAAGCGGATCGCCACGTGCGCGAAATAGACCAGGAAATGCGCAACATCGAGGATGCCCTCAACAAGGACTACGGTCGCGATGAGGAGTTTGCTCCGCTCAATGGCGAATGCATCAACTACGAGGACCGTGAGTACGTCTACAAGCTGTGTCCGTTCGACAAGGCCATCCAGCAGCCCAAAAACGGCGGCTCCGAAACGAG ACTCGGCACCTGGGACCGGTGGGAGAACGCCGACTACACTGCCATGCGCTACTCAAACGGGGCCACCTGCTGGAACGGTCCGGCGCGTTCCGTTCTGGTGCACCTCGAGTGTGGCCTCGACAGCCGTATTCTGTCCGTATCGGAACCGAATCGCTGCGAGTACGAGTACCGCGTTCAAACGCCCGCCTCGTGCAACCTCAACGCCGACGCCGGCAAGGATCAGCAGCACGACGAGCTGTAG